GCAGAAGTTCCGATTGCGAGGAACAGTACTGCTGCCGCTCCCAACCCGACTCCCTTTACCTTGGTGCGGCCAATGACCATTCCAAAGCCAATAAGAGCGAAGAGCAGCACAATGGGCTGCTCTTCCAGATAAGTAAAAACACTAGTCATGCTGGCCGGCGCTACTTTCATCCGTATTCAGGTGATGAATCGAACATCAGCATTCGAATCATCGTGATTGCACCGCCGAAGCGGCTCCTTAAGTATCTCGTACGTCACACTCAGCAATTGGGGTCGATTGTCCCGATGTTACGTAGCGCACATTCCGCGCTACAAAACGATGGGCCGCACTCCACCCGGAACGCGGCCCATCTCATAGATTCAGCAGCGCCACCAGTCTTTCAGTGCAGCCGCTACCACGGGGCTTGCACTATCTGGCTCACACCACCTAGCGTGTATCACTCCACGTGGCGCACAGCCCCGGTAGCCGCAGAGGTTGCCATAGAGGCGTATGCGCGCAATGCCTTTGATACGGGGCGGTCGCGGTTCGCTGGCTTCCATGGGGTTGGCCCGTGAGCCTTACGCCGTGCTTCGAGTTCCTCATCGGGAACGTCCACCTTGAGGGTGCGTGACGGGATATCAATAACGATCCTGTCGCCTTCGTGAACCAACCCAATAAGGCCGCCTGAAGCAGCTTCTGGTGAAACGTGGCCGATAGAAAGGCCAGATGTCCCGCCAGAGAAGCGGCCGTCAGTGATCAAACCGCACACTTTGCCTAAGCCCAGCCCCTTGAGGAAGGAGGTTGGGTAGAGCATTTCCTGCATGCCGGGCCCGCCTTTTGGTCCCTCGTAGCGGATGAGCACCACGTCGCCCGGATTCACCGACTTGGAGAGAATGAGTTCGATTGCCTCTTCCTGGGACTCCACCACACGGGCAGGACCTTCAAAGTGGAACAGGGATTCGTCCACACCAGCAGTCTTAACCACTGCCCCATCTTCGGCCAGATTGCCAAAGAGAATGCACAACCCGCCATCCTTTGTGTAAGCGTGCTCAAGATCGCGGATACACCCAGCCTGGGAATCGGTATCGAGGGATTCCCATTCATTGTTCTGTGAGAAGGCCAGCGTGGTGCGCACACCACCCGGCGCGGCGTGGAACAAGCTGATGGCTTCCGGACTCGGTGCTACTCCACGGATATCCCATTTCTCCAGCCATGACTTCATATCCGACGAATGCACAGAATGAACTGAATCGCGCAGCAGGCCCGCCCTGTACAGCTCACCGAGAAGCGCTGGAATACCACCTGCGCGATGTAGATCCTCAATATGGAACTGCGTGGAGTTTGGGGCCACCTTTGACAGGCACGGGACATGGCGCGAAAGCTCGTCAATATCCTTCAAATTGAAATCCACGTCGCCTTCTTGTGCCGCGGCAAGAATATGAAGCACCGTGTTGGTGGAACCACCCATCGCGATATCCATGGCCATTGCATTCAAGAAAGCATCACGCGTGGCGATAGAACGGGGCAACACCGAATCGTCGTCGTCCTTGTAATACCGATTCGCCAACTCAACAATGCGATGGCCGGCTTCAACGAACAGATCCTTGCGCTTGAGCGCGGTGGCCAAGGTGGATCCGTTACCCGGAAGCGAAAGGCCCAAGGCTTCAGTCAGGCAGTTCATAGAGTTGGCTGTGAACATGCCGGAGCACGAACCGCAGGTGGGGCACGCGTTCTCTTCCACCATGCCGAGCTGAGCATCTGTAATGGAATCATCGGCGGAAGCTGCAATCGCGTCGATGAGGTCGATGCTGTGATCGATCACGCCGGCAACCGACTTACCCGATTCCATGGGACCGCCGGAAACGAAGATCGTCGGAATGTTCAGGCGCAGCGACGCCATGAGCATTCCCGGGGTGATCTTGTCGCAGTTGGAGATACACACGAGGGCGTCGGCGGTGTGCGCGTTGCACATGTACTCCACAGAATCGGCAATGATTTCGCGTGAAGGCAGCGAGTAGAGCATGCCGCCGTGTCCCATTGCAATGCCATCATCTACAGCGATGGTGTTGAACTCGCGGCCGATGCCGCCCGCTTCCTCGATTGCGCTCTTAACAAGCTGCCCCATGTCCTTGAGGTGAACGTGGCCCGGTACAAACTGGGTAAACGAGTTAGCAATGGCAATGATTGGCTTGCCAAAGTCTTCAGATCCCATTCCTGTGGCGCGCCACAGGGCGCGGGCACCGGCCATGTTCCGGCCGGTGGTCGATGTTGCGGAGCGCAACGTAGGCATGACTCCTCCTAAGGAAGCGGTTGCTGCCAGCTTACTAGTCCGGGCCGCGAGGGATGGATGACGCCCGCCACCCGAACTATTACACAACGCCCCCAAAGAACCACCGTTGTACCGCGGCCCGGAGCTTACTTCAGCAACGCGCGAATCACTCAGCTTGTTCCATGCGCGCCCACACGTCACACGTTGCGGCGGAAGAAATCTCCAAGCGTGCCATCGGATCCAGCCATTTCGCGTGGTTCACCTTGGGCCACCACGCGCCCACGGTCCAACAACACGACGTGGTCCGCGTCGGCGGCGGATTCGAGGCGATGGGTCACTTCGATGATCGTCACACCGGGAAGCGCCGCGGCGATATCGCTGCGGATTGCCTGCTCAAGATCCACGTTCAAGTTAGCCGTGAACTCATCAAGCACCAACACCCGCGGGTTCATGAGCAATGCCCGCGCTAGGCACAAACGCTGCGCTTGGCCACCCGAAAGTGCGGAGCCACCCTGACCTGTGCTGGTCTGGAGACCTTCGGGCATGCTGCGAATCTCCTTGTCCAGGTGAACAGCTTCTAATACCCTCCACACCTGATCCTCACTCGCCTCCGGCGCGCCCAGCGTAACGTTCTCCCAGATGCTTGCGTTGAGCAGTTGGTTCTTCTGAGAGACCGCCACAACATTGGCGCGCAAGGAATCGAGCGTGTATTCACTGACGGGCACGCCATCGAGGCATACGCGTCCAGACCGCGGATCGTCGTAGCGCAGGAGCATCTGAATTGTTGTGGATTTTCCTGAACCCGATGGACCCACAAAGACCGTGCGGGTACCTGCTGGAACCGAGACGGCGACGTCGTCGAGCGCAAACCCTGCCGGGCTACCATCCTCGTTTGTATAGGCGTAGGAGACCAATTCAAAGGTCACAGTTGGCGAAGACGACGGCGAGTACACGCGCGGACCGTCTGACACCGCTTCGGGAGCGTGGCTGATTTCCCAGAGCCGGCGGGCCGCGGCAAAGGAGTGGTCTAGGTAGCCGACGGCGTCCTCAATGCCACGCGGGCCTTCAAAGAGTCGGAGCGTTCCGGCCGCTAGTGCCGCGGTCAGCACCACTGAATCAGAAGCGGACACACAGGCCATCGTCACGCCGATCACGGAAGCGAGCATGAGGATGACGTTTGCAGCGCGGCGGAAAGCGTTAAACGATTTCGAGGTGCTCGAGGAAAGTGCCACCTTCTCACCCAGCACATCGGTCTGGTCTAGGCGTTCGCCTTGGCGCCCGTAACTCACCACTTCTTCCACACCAAAGACGGAATCGGAGATGTGATGGGAGAGTTCGCGGCGAATCGCCAGCGTTCCACGGGTGGCATCCATCGACCGCTTGAATCCAACGAAGGGAACCACGAGGAGTGCCAGCGCGATGCAGATGGCTGGGACCAACACGATGCCCCACCCCACATTCGCACCCGTAACGATGAGCACTGCCGTGGGAACCACGAACGCCGAGATCACGGGAGCGAACGTGTGAGCGTAGACCACCTCAATTCGGTCGACGTCGCGTGTAAGGCTCGTGAGGATGTCACCAGACTTCGAATGCGTGACGATCGCCGGGGCCTTCGGCCACAGCTTGGCGAAAACGGCTGTGCGCAGGAGTTCGAGTGCCTTGAACGCAACATAGTGGCCGGTCAGCTGCTCAAGGTAGTACGCCGTTGCCTTGACTATGGCCACCACGACCAACCAGAGGAAGATCGGCCACGCCCGCGCAGAGTCCGCCACGATGGCCACAACCCCGCCTCCGGCGAGACCAAACAGCACTATATCCAGCGTCAGATTGATAATGCGGAAGATGGTGGAGACGTAGAGAGGTTTGTGCACCGGCCGGGTGATTCCGGTCAGCCAGATAAGAAGCTGGCGGAGCGTTGGGCTCGGCGGATTCGTTGAGTTCGTTGTATCTCCAGAACTCGCCGGAGATGCGGGCGAAGCTGCTGACATGGCAACCTGAGACGGCTTCGGCGTCTCACGTACTGTGTGGCTCACTGTGCACTCCCTACCTGTGTGACGAACGGTGAAAGCACGCCACCCTTCATTTCCCATGTCTGATCAGCGATTTCAAGTAGCGCACGGCGATGAGTCACCATGAGCAGCGTCCATTCAGGCCCAAGCTCACGAATTGCTTGAATGATCCGTTCCTCCGATTCGATGTCCACTTGGGAGGTCGGCTCATCGAGGAGGAGGATGTGGCGCCCAGAAAGGAGTGCCCGGGCGAGCGAAATCCGCTGGGCCTGCCCTCCAGAGATGAGGACGCCCTGTTCGCCCACGTACGTGTCAATGCCCTGAGCCATGCGCTCGATTTCATCAGCCACCTGGGCCTTGCGCAGAGCCTCCCACATCTCTTCGGTCGTGGCCTCGGGCGCCGCAATCCTCAGATTGTCTGCGATGGTCCCGGTGAAGAGCCACGTTGCTTGAGAGACAGACGCAGTAAGCTTGCGAACCTCCGTGGAGCCT
The DNA window shown above is from Changpingibacter yushuensis and carries:
- the ilvD gene encoding dihydroxy-acid dehydratase produces the protein MPTLRSATSTTGRNMAGARALWRATGMGSEDFGKPIIAIANSFTQFVPGHVHLKDMGQLVKSAIEEAGGIGREFNTIAVDDGIAMGHGGMLYSLPSREIIADSVEYMCNAHTADALVCISNCDKITPGMLMASLRLNIPTIFVSGGPMESGKSVAGVIDHSIDLIDAIAASADDSITDAQLGMVEENACPTCGSCSGMFTANSMNCLTEALGLSLPGNGSTLATALKRKDLFVEAGHRIVELANRYYKDDDDSVLPRSIATRDAFLNAMAMDIAMGGSTNTVLHILAAAQEGDVDFNLKDIDELSRHVPCLSKVAPNSTQFHIEDLHRAGGIPALLGELYRAGLLRDSVHSVHSSDMKSWLEKWDIRGVAPSPEAISLFHAAPGGVRTTLAFSQNNEWESLDTDSQAGCIRDLEHAYTKDGGLCILFGNLAEDGAVVKTAGVDESLFHFEGPARVVESQEEAIELILSKSVNPGDVVLIRYEGPKGGPGMQEMLYPTSFLKGLGLGKVCGLITDGRFSGGTSGLSIGHVSPEAASGGLIGLVHEGDRIVIDIPSRTLKVDVPDEELEARRKAHGPTPWKPANRDRPVSKALRAYASMATSAATGAVRHVE
- a CDS encoding amino acid ABC transporter ATP-binding/permease protein encodes the protein MSHTVRETPKPSQVAMSAASPASPASSGDTTNSTNPPSPTLRQLLIWLTGITRPVHKPLYVSTIFRIINLTLDIVLFGLAGGGVVAIVADSARAWPIFLWLVVVAIVKATAYYLEQLTGHYVAFKALELLRTAVFAKLWPKAPAIVTHSKSGDILTSLTRDVDRIEVVYAHTFAPVISAFVVPTAVLIVTGANVGWGIVLVPAICIALALLVVPFVGFKRSMDATRGTLAIRRELSHHISDSVFGVEEVVSYGRQGERLDQTDVLGEKVALSSSTSKSFNAFRRAANVILMLASVIGVTMACVSASDSVVLTAALAAGTLRLFEGPRGIEDAVGYLDHSFAAARRLWEISHAPEAVSDGPRVYSPSSSPTVTFELVSYAYTNEDGSPAGFALDDVAVSVPAGTRTVFVGPSGSGKSTTIQMLLRYDDPRSGRVCLDGVPVSEYTLDSLRANVVAVSQKNQLLNASIWENVTLGAPEASEDQVWRVLEAVHLDKEIRSMPEGLQTSTGQGGSALSGGQAQRLCLARALLMNPRVLVLDEFTANLNVDLEQAIRSDIAAALPGVTIIEVTHRLESAADADHVVLLDRGRVVAQGEPREMAGSDGTLGDFFRRNV